The Rhinatrema bivittatum chromosome 10, aRhiBiv1.1, whole genome shotgun sequence DNA segment ATTATTAGTCATGTTGACTttggaaagccattgcttatcccttggagtgagcaacaggaaatagatctaatTTTGGgatttgccaagtacttgtgatctgAATTGGCTACTGTTGAGGTAGGACACTGGGTTCGATGGACCTTGatttgatccagcatggcatatcttatgtggGGTTTCTTCAGGATCCCTATTGTCATGAAAGTACTGTACTTCTCACTGCATTATGAAAGTAGAAATTTTGCTTTTATTAGTGAAATCAGAACTGCATGTCTCATTCTACAGAGGAAGAGACTTATATGAACAAGACTGGCTTGTTTGGTCCTTGATGATTCAGAGTTATCTGGTAACATTACAATAGGAAAGGGCTTATAACTGGAGTGTGTGCCACAGGCTCATCGCCTAAGAAGAAATAGAGTGCGCGTACATCATGGAGTTAAGATATGACTTTCCCCACTGTTTGaaacatagggagggtaattttcaaaggcatttttatGGATAAATTGTGCTTTACTGTGGAAatgaccttttatttattttgttataaaatCGCCTGCCTGATGTGCAGATAAACTTGTATGTATAGcctgtatgcacataaaatttgCAGTAACCAATGGCATTCCTGAGGGTGGAGTGTGAAGCAGTTTATGTATGTTTCCCTGCAAGGATTCCTACAGTTTAGACTTTTGCACAtactttggattttcaaaagtacacctgtgaattttcaaagtggatttatgcgtgtaaattcactttgaaaattctggctaaaaaatacctgcagactttagcctgtatggactgtttgaaaattatcctcccaaaTTGCACTGAAGCCTGGAAGTTAACTACCAAACAACCAGCTATATCTTTGGAATGGTTAAGTGCTAAACAGCAATGCCACACTTATAACCTACACAGAAAAGCGATAAAAGAGAACATCAATAAACATGTCAAAGCATGAAAGTCCCTTAGATCTTTGTTATGTCGCACATCCACTAATGATTTTGTTAATCACCACCTTTATCTCTGGCTCCAGAATAGATTTTGGATAGAGGATCCCATCTCATGCTCCATGCAGAATTGTCCTTCCAACCTTTTGCTTATTAAGGCAGAGAGAATTCCACTGAATTCATTTACAGGCCTTCAGTAGCTATGTTTATCTATAAATCATCATGAtttgaggggtcatgggatggaGGCGAAAGGGGGTAAACTGAAGAGTATTCTAAGGAAGAATTTTTACAgacagagtggtggatgcatggaatggtctcccagtgaagatggtggagacaagaacagtatctgaattcaagaagcatgggacaagcacagaggatctcttgGGGAGTTGCAGGGACCTTATAGCTGAGCAGTTTTgtggttgggcagactagatggtttgtatgatctttttctgccatcatgtttctgtgtttctatgattTTTAAGCACTATATGCAATGGTATCTCCAAATCTTTTCTCTTTTCTATCTCCATTGCAGCTTCGTATTTTGCTCAGGAACTAGGTCCATTCTCAATAAGTACTGCGTTTGCAACAACGATGAAAGTCACTACAAAAATGCAAGCCCTTGTTATTAATTAAAACCTGGATGTAAAGAGAATTTTTTTCCTAAGTTTAAATCCCTTCTCTTTGGAAACAGAAATTATAGAGAGTTGATTATGGCAGGCCTTAGGACTTTCAATGATTAGCCAGCGCAACCTGCTATGAAGAGAAGTGTTCAGGTCCATCTTTGGGAATGAAAGAACTTGCACTGTTCTTTGCAGGATATTCATTATACTGTTCTGTCTTTGGCAGTAAAATGGGTTTTCCCTGTACTACCTTCACCACTAAAATATGCTGTTCACATTCTGCTTATTTTTTTGACTGGCTGTGATGGTCTTCCTGAGAGCATTTGCTGTTCATCAGACATGCTCTCTAATTGCATTTCATCTTTATTACACCTGTCATCCGCCTTTTTGCCAACTCACCAATGACTCTGAGCTCTAGCATGATTTTCTGCGGAGAAATTGCAGTGCAGTCATCCTATACAATTGCACTCTGCTGCTGAAAGTTTGTCTACAGTCTGCCATGTGTTTTTGACATCCATGAATGATACGGGCTCATACTTTGTAGGACGACAGCAGGGATGGCTGTTGATCCTTTCATGTGGACCTGGGGAGATTGCCTTGGTCTTTAGCAGACTGGACAGTGTCAAATCATAGTTGTTCCTGGACCGCTGGCAAGAGCCGCTGCAATACTTAAACCGCACAATTTCATCAGAATTGTAGCCCAGTCCCAAGTCCTGCACTTTGACCATCAGACTCCGGATGCGGCAGCCCTTGCTCCCACGGACTGAGGGCTTCCTGTTTTTCTTGGGCTTACTCTGGTTTGCAGGAGAGCGTTCTGACCGGAACAGGAGATCATCTGCAAACTCTTCAGCATTCTGTCCATCCAAAGTCGCATTGTCTCCTGTGGCAACAGGAAAGAAACACATAAgtaaaagaaaacaggaaaagcaaGTAGTGCAATTAAGCAAGAATAAAGGCAGGTATAGTAATAGTTTTGCTAAATGATGTGACTAAATAATAGCTCTTAAAAACTAATCATACTAATGCATCTGTTGGCTAAATTTGAGTAAATAAACTGCTGTAAATCATCTCACTGTACATCAACAAACAATCATAGTTGAATATAAAATATGGTGTTTCATTCAGTCAAAAAGAAAATCTAATTATTGACATTACCAATGCTGATAGCAACTGCAGGATTTGCTTTGGAAAGGCTTGAAAGGATAGAACTGGGATGGTGAGTGACCCACCATCCTCCTTGGCAGCAAAGGtgaaatgactggaagggagtAGTATAGGAAAGCTCATTCTATAGTTATCTTATTGCAGCAAGGAGTTAGATACATATTATTAATTGTTAATATTATCTGCATAAGTGGCATTGAGGACCTATGCACTAAAGGTTAGTGTGTACCTGGAGGCCCTGGTGTACAAGATAAACTGGGGTTGGAGAACATTAGTGGTACACATTACGATAAGCATGTATCGCATGAAAATAAGATCTTAGCAAGTGCACAGAAATAGCATTGTGTGCTCTCCTCTTCTTGTTGTTTACTGTAGGTCCACTAAAGCCTCAAACATTTTAACACCTGCCTTGGACCAGATGTTAAATGTTAACATACCTGCAGAGCTATCATTTAATACAGGAGGGAAGCCCTGTCCTCATGGCTTCCCTCCCAGCCTAAGGACCCAAGGCTTCTCCCCCACCTTGCCAATATAAAATATGCCCCTTCTAGGATGTCTCCCACACAACTCCAATTCACAAAGAAGTACTTTCCAGGGCTATTCCTCACTTGATTCTCTGATGTTAGAATGCAGCAGCTTTCTCCAGAGCTACTTTCCAAGAATCTCTGGAGGATAGGACAGAACTCCCTACCTGTCACCCACTCCTTCAGAATGGCCACTTACCATTCCAAAGGTCCTTCCATTGTTCACCAGCAGGATGGACTGCAggtagggtggccaacttttctaTGGACCATAATTGGACGTCATGCtttgaagggggtggggggaggttacAGATTATTGTCAGTTGTCGATCCACTCATTACGTGGCTTTCAAGCACCCCCTCAGTATACCTcgttttataaaattttatttcAACTATCCTCATAAACACATCAAATATCAACCGCAGCCTCATGCAGCCTTTCTAATACACACCCATATCCatacttccccataaacacacagcctcctctctcattcacacatgcacactcccaaacgaacagcctcctctctcattcacacatgcacactcccaaacgaacaacttcctctctcatacacacacataaattcccaaacacacagccttctctctcatactcacatgcacactcccatGGGACTGCTCCTGCCCACTGACCACTCCTGAGATCGCCCACCGCAGCCCAGCACCGGACAAGACCAAGGTGCAGGAGAGCACGGCTTGCTCGACAAGACCAGTGGGAGCCGAGCTCAGCGGCGGGACCAGCAGGAGCAAATAGGATGTAGTGAGAGGAGGCCGGCCAGGTGCTGGAGGCatggtccctccccccccccccccccagaagaagGAACCAACACACTGGCAACCATAAGACTAATCCCACCCACCGGCTGACCCTGAGACTGCCCACTGCAGCCCAGTGCCAGACAAGACTGCGGCGCAGGAGAGCACGGCCTGCCTGACAAGACCGGCGGGAGCCGAGCTCAGCGGTGGGACCGGCTGGAGCAAATAGGAGGTAGGGAGAGGAGTCCGGCCAGGCGCTGGaggttccctccctccccctcccccaaccctggAAGGAGGAAACAAAACACTGGTGCCCACGGGACTGCTCCCGACCACCCCTGAGACCGCCCACCGCAGCCCAGGGCTGGACAAGACTGAGGTGCGAACGCCGgaggcatgcccctttg contains these protein-coding regions:
- the ARTN gene encoding artemin, translating into MGRGLVFGKNHHQSCKVTLWTAFTLLSLLAGMITGSPPPEDWQMGTAGGISTTNPELVSEGLEDNVEFLLRSTWSSLLGDNATLDGQNAEEFADDLLFRSERSPANQSKPKKNRKPSVRGSKGCRIRSLMVKVQDLGLGYNSDEIVRFKYCSGSCQRSRNNYDLTLSSLLKTKAISPGPHERINSHPCCRPTKYEPVSFMDVKNTWQTVDKLSAAECNCIG